Proteins encoded by one window of Aspergillus puulaauensis MK2 DNA, chromosome 4, nearly complete sequence:
- a CDS encoding RTA1 domain-containing protein (COG:S;~EggNog:ENOG410PJPK;~InterPro:IPR007568;~PFAM:PF04479;~TransMembrane:7 (o18-39i46-65o77-99i120-142o154-176i212-229o249-273i);~go_component: GO:0016021 - integral component of membrane [Evidence IEA]), protein MAKCVPPKESGWTFCPNLAASALFTVLYGLSFLLHLYLSFKTHKKFCWVITMGAAWLTIGFALRTKAAHQITGIGDFIPQSIIIFLGPLWLNGFVYMVLGRMVHMLLERDRVYNISARRLTLIFVILDIVAFFVQASSSGPMSSDDADTAQTGVYIMMAGVAIQQTFITSFIVLAIRFHYKLIIGTGTRHTQAIDERTAVKPAIYTVPWRRLLYALYLTLILITIRNIFRLIEFSDGVEGYIAVHEAFFYSLDAMPIFCGLIVLAVVHPSCVLQGPDSEFPKREKKGKKDKTEKKRRRRRSRGKEREQEVEEAGAGRTDDPREVFVSQV, encoded by the exons ATGGCCAAATGCGTTCCTCCCAAAGAATCAGGATGGACATTCTGTCCAAACCTCGCAGCCTCTGCTCTCTTCACGGTCCTTTACGGATTGAGCTTCCTCCTGCATCTCTATCTCAGCTTTAAGACGCACAAG AAATTCTGCTGGGTCATAACAATGGGCGCAGCCTGGTTAACAATCGGATTCGCCCTGCGCACAAAAGCAGCCCACCAGATTACAGGGATAGGCGACTTCATTCCCCAAAGTATAATCATCTTCCTAGGCCCCCTCTGGCTCAACGGCTTCGTGTACATGGTCCTAGGCCGGATGGTGCACATGCTGCTCGAGCGAGACAGGGTATACAATATCAGCGCGCGCCGACTGACACTGATCTTTGTGATTCTGGATATCGTGGCTTTCTTCGTGCAGGCTTCGTCCAGTGGGCCGATGAGTAGCGATGATGCGGATACGGCTCAGACGGGGGTTTATATCA TGATGGCCGGAGTCGCAATCCAACAAACATTCATCACctccttcatcgtcctcgcgATCCGCTTCCACTACAAGCTTATCATCGGGACGGGTACTCGGCATACCCAGGCGATTGACGAGCGTACCGCCGTGAAGCCGGCTATATATACCGTCCCCTGGCGTCGACTGCTCTATGCACTCTATCTAACGCTCATACTAATCACCATTCGGAATATCTTTCGCCTGATTGAGTTTTCTGACGGCGTTGAGGGGTATATTGCTGTTCATGAGGCGTTCTTCTACTCGCTGGATGCGATGCCTATTTTCTGTGGACTGATTGTGCTTGCCGTTGTACATCCTTCCTGTGTGCTTCAGGGTCCTGATAGTGAGTTTccgaagagggagaagaaggggaagaaggataagacagagaagaagaggcggaggcggaggagtcgagggaaagagagggagcaagaagttgaagaggcCGGTGCGGGTCGTACGGATGATCCCAGGGAGGTATTTGTCTCGCAGGTGTGA